The following coding sequences are from one Triticum dicoccoides isolate Atlit2015 ecotype Zavitan chromosome 4A, WEW_v2.0, whole genome shotgun sequence window:
- the LOC119286594 gene encoding uncharacterized protein LOC119286594 isoform X1, translating to MEPRRLERLVFLLCCCAAITCCLHAGAQAQPTLRQQSEGSPHNGAVGRVLSETANRSHSDLSRRTRRIDPLDGLRKYEGGFNITDKHYWSSTVFTGRSGYIIGALWLIGGIIFAGFHLASKIFFAKSNERERDGAIDDFLDRCHLVSVMLIILLAVFAIVASAIALQGAVRFHSRAESIKDIVGRTALEATATIYNITGAIERMQNISKLYNISSQSFDHLNSTVKALNSEAVEIQAKAEKNMRLVSKGINTLELVIILTVTLNLVVVLVLLVGRPLRLQKLYYMCIALCWVLTVLFWMYFGLYYFLDKFAGDTCAALEEYQLNPKNSTLGAIIPCSEKMSGSVILHDVGAGIHDIIDQVNSNIYAIKSEYTVKQLDYICNPFAGPPAYRYRPENCPSGAATIGDIPQILRRLTCSELGGGANCAPAELSSAIDYDKVQTYTSSIQNVLDIFPGTERLVSCELVKAGFADIVGNQCAPLRRGARATWAALAALSTAMALLVLASAACGGVAGSRHAGDDRHSVRHLTSSSNSEVSETEFAEMHAKKVRVKIVGP from the exons ATGGAACCGAGGAGGCTGGAGCGGTTAGTGTTTCTGCTCTGCTGCTGTGCGGCCATCACATGCTGTCTGCACGCGGGAGCTCAGGCCCAACCCACTCTACGACAACAATCCGAAGGCTCGCCCCACAATGGAGCAG TGGGCAGGGTGTtgtcggagacggcgaatcggtcGCATAGCGACCTTTCGAGAAGAACGAGAAGAATCGATCCTCTTGATGGCTTGAGGAAGTATGAGGGAGGGTTCAACATCACAGACAAGCATTACTGGAGT TCGACCGTATTTACAGGTAGATCTGGATACATCATTGGTGCATTATGGCTTATTGGTGGCATCATTTTTGCGGGCTTCCATCTTGCCTCGAAGATTTTCTTCGCCAAAAGTAACGAAAGAGAAAGAGACGGTGCCATCGATGATTTTCTTGACAGATGCCATCTTGTGTCTGTCATGCTTATCATTCTTCTTGCAGTTTTTGCCAT AGTTGCATCGGCAATCGCGCTTCAGGGCGCTGTACGATTTCATTCTAGAGCAGAGTCCATCAAAGATATCGTGGGGAGAACAGCGCTTGAAGCAACGGCGACGATTTACAACATCACAGGAGCCATTGAGAGGATGCAGAATATATCTAAGCTATACAACATTAGTAGCCAATCCTTTGATCATCTGAACTCCACAGTAAAGGCACTGAACTCTGAAGCCGTGGAAATTCAGGCGAAGGCCGAAAAGAACATGCGCTTGGTCAGCAAAGGCATCAACACATT AGAACTTGTCATCATTTTAACCGTGACGCTGAATCTTGTCGTGGTCCTTGTCTTGCTAG TGGGAAGACCTCTGAGGCTACAGAAGTTGTACTACAT GTGCATAGCCTTGTGCTGGGTACTGACAGTCCTCTTCTGGATGTACTTCGGGCTGTACTACTTCCTCGACAAGTTCGCCGGCGACACGTGCGCGGCCCTCGAGGAGTACCAGCTGAACCCCAAGAACAGCACGCTGGGCGCCATCATACCCTGCAGCGAGAAGATGTCCGGCAGCGTCATCCTGCACGATGTTGGTGCAGGCATACATGACATCATAGACCAG GTGAATTCGAACATTTACGCCATCAAGTCGGAGTACACCGTGAAGCAGCTGGACTACATCTGCAACCCGTTCGCCGGGCCGCCGGCGTACCGGTACCGGCCGGAGAACTGCCCTTCCGGCGCAGCCACCATTGGTGACATCCCTCAG ATCCTGAGGAGGCTGACGTGCTCGGAGTTGGGCGGTGGCGCCAACTGCGCGCCGGCCGAGCTCTCGTCGGCGATCGACTACGACAAGGTGCAGACGTACACGAGCTCCATCCAGAACGTGCTGGACATCTTCCCGGGCACGGAGCGGCTGGTGAGCTGCGAGCTGGTGAAGGCCGGCTTCGCGGACATCGTGGGCAACCAGTGCGCGCCGCTGCGGCGCGGCGCGCGGGCGACGTGGGCCGCGCTCGCCGCCCTGTCGACGGCCATGGCACTGCTCGTGCTCGCctcggcggcgtgcggcggcgtcgCAGGGTCGCGCCACGCCGGCGACGACCGCCACTCGGTGAGGCACCTCACGTCGTCGTCCAACTCGGAGGTATCGGAGACCGAGTTCGCCGAGATGCACGCCAAGAAGGTGCGAGTGAAGATCGTCGGGCCGTGA
- the LOC119286594 gene encoding uncharacterized protein LOC119286594 isoform X2, with amino-acid sequence MLIILLAVFAIVASAIALQGAVRFHSRAESIKDIVGRTALEATATIYNITGAIERMQNISKLYNISSQSFDHLNSTVKALNSEAVEIQAKAEKNMRLVSKGINTLELVIILTVTLNLVVVLVLLVGRPLRLQKLYYMCIALCWVLTVLFWMYFGLYYFLDKFAGDTCAALEEYQLNPKNSTLGAIIPCSEKMSGSVILHDVGAGIHDIIDQVNSNIYAIKSEYTVKQLDYICNPFAGPPAYRYRPENCPSGAATIGDIPQILRRLTCSELGGGANCAPAELSSAIDYDKVQTYTSSIQNVLDIFPGTERLVSCELVKAGFADIVGNQCAPLRRGARATWAALAALSTAMALLVLASAACGGVAGSRHAGDDRHSVRHLTSSSNSEVSETEFAEMHAKKVRVKIVGP; translated from the exons ATGCTTATCATTCTTCTTGCAGTTTTTGCCAT AGTTGCATCGGCAATCGCGCTTCAGGGCGCTGTACGATTTCATTCTAGAGCAGAGTCCATCAAAGATATCGTGGGGAGAACAGCGCTTGAAGCAACGGCGACGATTTACAACATCACAGGAGCCATTGAGAGGATGCAGAATATATCTAAGCTATACAACATTAGTAGCCAATCCTTTGATCATCTGAACTCCACAGTAAAGGCACTGAACTCTGAAGCCGTGGAAATTCAGGCGAAGGCCGAAAAGAACATGCGCTTGGTCAGCAAAGGCATCAACACATT AGAACTTGTCATCATTTTAACCGTGACGCTGAATCTTGTCGTGGTCCTTGTCTTGCTAG TGGGAAGACCTCTGAGGCTACAGAAGTTGTACTACAT GTGCATAGCCTTGTGCTGGGTACTGACAGTCCTCTTCTGGATGTACTTCGGGCTGTACTACTTCCTCGACAAGTTCGCCGGCGACACGTGCGCGGCCCTCGAGGAGTACCAGCTGAACCCCAAGAACAGCACGCTGGGCGCCATCATACCCTGCAGCGAGAAGATGTCCGGCAGCGTCATCCTGCACGATGTTGGTGCAGGCATACATGACATCATAGACCAG GTGAATTCGAACATTTACGCCATCAAGTCGGAGTACACCGTGAAGCAGCTGGACTACATCTGCAACCCGTTCGCCGGGCCGCCGGCGTACCGGTACCGGCCGGAGAACTGCCCTTCCGGCGCAGCCACCATTGGTGACATCCCTCAG ATCCTGAGGAGGCTGACGTGCTCGGAGTTGGGCGGTGGCGCCAACTGCGCGCCGGCCGAGCTCTCGTCGGCGATCGACTACGACAAGGTGCAGACGTACACGAGCTCCATCCAGAACGTGCTGGACATCTTCCCGGGCACGGAGCGGCTGGTGAGCTGCGAGCTGGTGAAGGCCGGCTTCGCGGACATCGTGGGCAACCAGTGCGCGCCGCTGCGGCGCGGCGCGCGGGCGACGTGGGCCGCGCTCGCCGCCCTGTCGACGGCCATGGCACTGCTCGTGCTCGCctcggcggcgtgcggcggcgtcgCAGGGTCGCGCCACGCCGGCGACGACCGCCACTCGGTGAGGCACCTCACGTCGTCGTCCAACTCGGAGGTATCGGAGACCGAGTTCGCCGAGATGCACGCCAAGAAGGTGCGAGTGAAGATCGTCGGGCCGTGA